One genomic window of Mus caroli chromosome 12, CAROLI_EIJ_v1.1, whole genome shotgun sequence includes the following:
- the Mgat2 gene encoding alpha-1,6-mannosyl-glycoprotein 2-beta-N-acetylglucosaminyltransferase, whose translation MRFRIYKRKVLILTLVVAACGFVLWSSNGRQRKSDALGPPLLDADPVRGAGHLAVSVGIRRVSNESAAPLVPAVPRPEVDNLTLRYRSLVYQLNFDQMLRNVGNDGTWSPGELVLVVQVHNRPEYLRLLIDSLRKAQGIQEVLVIFSHDFWSAEINSLISRVDFCPVLQVFFPFSIQLYPSEFPGSDPRDCPRDLKKNAALKLGCINAEYPDSFGHYREAKFSQTKHHWWWKLHFVWERVKVLQDYTGLILFLEEDHYLAPDFYHVFKQMWKLKQQECPGCDVLSLGTYTTIRSFYGIADKVDVKTWKSTEHNMGLALTRDAYQKLIECTDTFCTYDDYNWDWTLQYLTLACLPKIWKVLVPQAPRIFHAGDCGMHHKKTCRPSTQSAQIESLLNSNKQYMFPETLVIGEKFPMAAISPPRKNGGWGDIRDHELCKSYRRLQ comes from the coding sequence ATGAGGTTCCGCATCTACAAACGGAAGGTGCTAATCCTGACGCTCGTGGTGGCCGCCTGCGGCTTCGTCCTCTGGAGTAGCAATGGGCGACAAAGGAAGAGCGACGCCCTTGGCCCGCCGCTGCTGGACGCGGATCCCGTACGGGGTGCGGGCCACCTCGCCGTGTCCGTAGGCATCCGCAGGGTCTCAAACGAATCGGCCGCTCCTCTGGTTCCCGCGGTCCCGCGGCCGGAGGTGGACAACCTAACGCTGCGGTACCGGTCCCTGGTGTACCAGTTGAACTTCGATCAGATGCTGAGGAACGTCGGTAATGACGGCACCTGGAGCCCCGGGGAGCTGGTGCTGGTGGTCCAGGTGCATAACAGGCCGGAATACCTCAGGTTGCTGATAGACTCGCTTCGCAAAGCCCAGGGTATTCAGGAAGTCCTAGTCATCTTTAGCCATGACTTCTGGTCCGCAGAGATCAACAGTCTGATCTCCAGGGTGGATTTCTGCCCGGTTCTGCAAGTGTTCTTTCCGTTCAGCATTCAGCTGTACCCGAGTGAGTTTCCGGGTAGTGACCCTAGAGATTGCCCCAGAGACCTAAAGAAGAATGCAGCTCTGAAGTTGGGGTGCATCAATGCCGAATACCCTGACTCCTTCGGCCATTACAGAGAGGCCAAGTTCTCACAAACCAAACACCATTGGTGGTGGAAGCTGCATTTTGTATGGGAAAGAGTCAAAGTTCTTCAAGATTACACTGGCCTTATACTCTTCCTGGAAGAGGACCACTACCTAGCCCCAGACTTTTACCATGTCTTCaaacagatgtggaaactgaagcAGCAGGAGTGTCCTGGGTGTGACGTCCTCTCTCTAGGGACCTACACCACCATTCGGAGTTTCTATGGCATTGCTGACAAAGTCGATGTGAAAACTTGGAAATCGACAGAGCACAACATGGGGCTAGCCTTGACCCGAGATGCGTATCAGAAGCTTATCGAATGCACGGACACTTTCTGTACTTACGATGATTATAACTGGGACTGGACTCTTCAATATTTGACTCTAGCTTGTCTTCCTAAAATCTGGAAAGTCTTAGTTCCTCAGGCTCCTAGGATTTTTCATGCTGGAGACTGTGGTATGCATCACAAGAAAACATGTAGGCCATCCACCCAGAGTGCCCAAATTGAGTCATTATTAAATAGCAACAAACAATACATGTTTCCGGAAACTCTAGTTATCGGTGAGAAGTTTCCTATGGCAGCCATTTCCCCACCTAGGAAAAACGGAGGGTGGGGAGATATTAGGGACCATGAACTCTGTAAAAGTTATAGAAGActgcagtga